The nucleotide sequence CGGTCCCCGGTTCGGGGAGGAACGCGGCGAGGGTGGCGGCGCCGTAGGTGAACTGAAAACGCGCCTGGGCGCCCTGCTGCTTTTCGGGTTCCTGGATGGGGAGCATGGGGGAATTTCCGGCACGGCCAAGGAGATGGGCGAGGACGGCGTCGTGATCGGCGGCATTCACGCCGGACTGGGTGACCCATACGGGCCGGTTGGTCCACAGGTCGGCGTCGTCTTCCGGTGTTTCGGTGTCGAGGGGATGGAGAAAGGGGAGGGCGACGGCCGCGCGGGGCGCGCCGTGTCCGTCGAGTTCACCCGGCTGTCCGTCGGCAATGATGAGTCCATTGTTTTCGTGGAAGGTCTTGAGTACTTCGCACTCCTGATCGGAGAGTGCGCGGGTTCTGCAGAGGATGAGGGTATTGATCCCGTCGAGCTGTCCCTGGTCACTTCCGGATTCCAGGCTGCGAACGCGGGTGGAGAACCCGTTCCGATTCAGGGTTTTTTCGAGCGCGTTTTCCGAGGTGTCGGAGCCCCGCTTGAGTCCGGGGTTTGCATAGTCGAGGTAGCGCGTTGCGGGGCTGTCCACGAACGCGATTCCGGTGGGAGCGGGTTCTGCGTTTAAGAGGAGTGTTCCGATGCCTTCCTGGAAGGTGGCGAGTGCGGTTGCGAGATCGGCCAATCCGGGCCGGAGTTCGCCGACGGGGCTGATGAGGCTCCGGCTGCCGGCGCTGAAAGGCTGTTCGAGCCAGATGGCGGGAAGCTGGTGCAGCAGGGCGTTCCAGGCGGCCCACCGGGCGGCGGCGGGATCGGCGAGGAGGTCTTCGTGGCCCAGCACGATCCCGTCGAAGGGGCGGGGTCCGTGGAAGGCCTGGAGGCGGCGGATGGCGCCGGGCCTGGCGGGAACGGCCATGTAGTCGGTGGCTCTGGCGAGCCATTGCCAGTTGTATCCGGTCATAGGGGTGAGCGCGCCGCTCCGGGCCTGGAATCCGACGCGGGCCGCGGGATCGACCGAGCGGGTGGCTTCGCGGCCGGCGTTTTGGGCCTCGGCGAAGACAAGGTCCATGGCGCGCCTGAAATCGAGCCAGGGGGCCCAAATGCGGTGCTGCTGGCACTGGTCGAGGGGCCAGGGTACGACCTCGTCCCAGGAGGAAAAGGATTCGCGCCAGGTTGCGTTGAGGGTCTCGAGGTCGGGGTATTGCCGCTTCAGGTATTCTCTGAATTTTCCGAGGCAATGGGGCGACTGACATACTTCGGCTTCGGTGGCGGTCAGGGCGCATCCGGCCCCCAGCGAGTAGCAGGGTGGTCCGCCTGCCCACGCCTGTAGTACACCGGCGGCGACGGTGGCCTTCTCGGTTCGCTGGTACTCGGGCGCGGAAAGACAGGGGATCCGGACGGCGCCGTCGCCGACTTCGCCGATGTCGAGGGTGCCGAGGCGCGCGATGCGATTGAGTCCGGCTTTGCTGGAGGCGAGGAGGGAATCGGCGTTCAGCGGGGTGTGGAGGGTTCCCGCGCCGATGAGGTCCCTCAGTTGGATGATCTGGCGCTGCGCTCCGTAGTCGAAGGGTCCGGAGGTGGAGAGGATGACTTCGGGCGCGCTTGGCGGTTCGGGCATTCGCACGGGGAAGTAGAAGGTTTCGCGGGCGGCGAGGCTTGCAAAGTTCGCCTGGTTCACGAGGCCGCTTGGCAGGGCGTGTACCTCGACCCGGATGAGGGGCGCGAGCAGATCGGCGAGGTCGAGGCGCAGGTTGATTTCGGCGCCTGTTGAGCCGACGGTCTGGGTTGCGCTGGCGACCTGCCGCCCGAGGCTGTCGGTGGCTCGGACGAGCACGGTGGCTTCCTGATCGGAGCCGAGCACGCCGAGGGCGGGGACCCGTGCGCCGATGTCGAGGTGGTCGTTGGGTTTGAGCCAGACGGCTTTCTGTCCGTCCTTTTTTACGGTGACTTGTTCGAGTTGCGGCCAGCCCGGGACGGAGAGGACTTCGGTGTGCCAGGCGAGGACGCCCTTTCGGTTCTTGAGCCAGAAATCGATGAGATAGTCGCCGGGGGCCGCTATGATGTCGAGGGCGTAGTAGGTGGCGCCCCGGGTGAGCACGGTGTCGGGATCGACGAGCGTGGAGGGCATGGAGGAGCCGGGAATGCGGA is from Candidatus Hydrogenedentota bacterium and encodes:
- a CDS encoding beta-galactosidase, with the protein product MNRFLTLLLLAWLGAWSTVAPAAGDPAPLPFHTLPLESPGARVSWASPLAGGPLRVVAIAPYGAFGDLAQLRSYIELELETVAVWDEKHLGFDPQFPEPNFPDAAYEQVAKRLERLLEKRKFDVILLAHFNPDILPESVQQRIIEHAGNGVGLLATGAALEGTGPLAQWLKAQPALETPPPLTRGIGPLGIPETEQQAMVQCYGGEQNRLTTLNFQNAPSPNHCLVPVPGNPFDMLPEYEANAFSLVCKALLWVADRAPALNITSVLDIAPKGPDDEEIPPGYPPEFIEAVRNNAFNQPIRPFVLNLDAPAEEACEVLYRVRIPGSSMPSTLVDPDTVLTRGATYYALDIIAAPGDYLIDFWLKNRKGVLAWHTEVLSVPGWPQLEQVTVKKDGQKAVWLKPNDHLDIGARVPALGVLGSDQEATVLVRATDSLGRQVASATQTVGSTGAEINLRLDLADLLAPLIRVEVHALPSGLVNQANFASLAARETFYFPVRMPEPPSAPEVILSTSGPFDYGAQRQIIQLRDLIGAGTLHTPLNADSLLASSKAGLNRIARLGTLDIGEVGDGAVRIPCLSAPEYQRTEKATVAAGVLQAWAGGPPCYSLGAGCALTATEAEVCQSPHCLGKFREYLKRQYPDLETLNATWRESFSSWDEVVPWPLDQCQQHRIWAPWLDFRRAMDLVFAEAQNAGREATRSVDPAARVGFQARSGALTPMTGYNWQWLARATDYMAVPARPGAIRRLQAFHGPRPFDGIVLGHEDLLADPAAARWAAWNALLHQLPAIWLEQPFSAGSRSLISPVGELRPGLADLATALATFQEGIGTLLLNAEPAPTGIAFVDSPATRYLDYANPGLKRGSDTSENALEKTLNRNGFSTRVRSLESGSDQGQLDGINTLILCRTRALSDQECEVLKTFHENNGLIIADGQPGELDGHGAPRAAVALPFLHPLDTETPEDDADLWTNRPVWVTQSGVNAADHDAVLAHLLGRAGNSPMLPIQEPEKQQGAQARFQFTYGAATLAAFLPEPGTASTTRRASFKIPDDHYATDLLHPMDTVPRGRVQWTVTAGEPALFSILPYRVEELRMDAPETAVAGQRTVLRIHLDTGDATPGTHLLLLRFLGPEGVELKHYRQSIPVEGGFAETFIPLAQNEFPGTCEILLTDLLTRQSVSYLMDVIAP